The following are encoded in a window of Rhodothermus bifroesti genomic DNA:
- the nuoE gene encoding complex I 24 kDa subunit family protein, with translation MADFIKNPIVPLPELKPEPQIPAEELFFTEAEKAQIARFKAQYLEPAGAVMKTLWLAQEKFGFLPPEVLQLVADELGIPYAQVYGVATFYTQYYKEKKGKYVLDVCTCFTCQVCGGYDILHYLEQKLGIHKGETTPDGLFTLQEVECLGACGSAPVLQVSNGPYVHNLTPEKIDQLLEALKQGQLPPFVSLTLPQDEQELGGNRRSDAEAIETYRTPPRAQHVR, from the coding sequence ATGGCAGATTTTATCAAAAACCCTATCGTTCCGCTTCCGGAGCTCAAGCCAGAACCGCAAATTCCGGCCGAAGAGCTTTTTTTCACGGAAGCAGAAAAGGCCCAAATTGCCCGCTTTAAGGCGCAATACCTGGAGCCCGCCGGCGCTGTCATGAAAACGCTCTGGCTGGCCCAGGAAAAGTTTGGTTTTTTACCTCCGGAAGTGCTGCAACTGGTGGCCGACGAACTAGGCATACCTTATGCCCAGGTTTATGGCGTGGCCACATTTTACACACAGTACTACAAGGAGAAAAAAGGCAAATACGTGCTCGACGTTTGCACCTGCTTTACCTGCCAGGTCTGCGGTGGATACGACATCTTGCATTACCTCGAGCAAAAGCTGGGCATTCATAAAGGCGAAACCACCCCAGATGGACTGTTTACGCTGCAAGAAGTCGAATGCCTGGGTGCCTGTGGCTCGGCTCCGGTGTTGCAAGTATCCAATGGGCCTTATGTGCACAACCTGACCCCTGAAAAAATCGACCAGCTGCTAGAGGCCTTAAAGCAGGGACAACTGCCCCCATTTGTGTCGTTAACGCTTCCGCAAGACGAACAAGAACTGGGCGGGAACCGTCGCAGCGACGCAGAAGCCATCGAAACCTACCGCACGCCCCCAAGAGCGCAACACGTGCGCTGA
- the nuoD gene encoding NADH dehydrogenase (quinone) subunit D, protein MSTAPSFVGPDRHELFNFWPRHNAAIYRRLETKHTWLETRHHPRGDGEPDPLEHEMILNIGPQHPATHGVLRCIVKLDGEVMEKCVLDLGYLHRGLEKVAEHKTYQEFMPYTDRMDYLSPYSNNVAWCLAVEKVAGIEVPERAQWIRMILCELARISSHLLWLGVGLMDAGAVSVFLWAFKYREEIYSIFDEVCGARFTVSHSRIGGVASDLSPTALAMIRRFVEEFPQELAGWEKIINRNKIWIDRNEGIGVLTAEEAIELGVTGPTLRGSGVDYDIRRFEPYLRYEEVDFNIPIRTEGDSLARYFVRMEEMKESVRIIRQCLERLPEGPIRNDNAKLSYPSKEEVYYSMEGLIHDFLYTDVGVCPPKGAHSYHAIEAPKGELGFYIISDGTGKPWRVRIKAPSFANLQGLEYMMEGAMIGDMVILIGTVDPVMGEADK, encoded by the coding sequence ATGAGTACGGCACCCAGCTTTGTCGGTCCTGATCGCCACGAGCTGTTTAACTTCTGGCCCAGGCATAATGCAGCCATTTATCGCCGGCTGGAAACCAAACACACCTGGCTAGAAACGCGCCACCATCCCCGTGGTGACGGCGAACCCGACCCCCTCGAGCACGAAATGATCCTCAATATCGGGCCGCAGCATCCAGCTACGCATGGCGTGCTCCGATGCATCGTCAAACTCGACGGTGAGGTGATGGAAAAGTGCGTGCTGGACTTAGGCTACCTGCACCGAGGGCTGGAAAAGGTGGCTGAGCACAAAACCTATCAGGAGTTCATGCCCTATACCGATCGCATGGACTACCTGTCTCCCTACTCCAACAACGTAGCTTGGTGCCTGGCCGTCGAAAAAGTGGCCGGAATCGAAGTGCCCGAGCGGGCCCAGTGGATTCGCATGATCCTGTGCGAACTGGCGCGCATTTCCAGCCACCTGCTCTGGCTTGGCGTGGGACTGATGGATGCTGGCGCCGTTTCGGTCTTTCTCTGGGCGTTTAAATATCGCGAAGAAATCTACAGCATCTTTGATGAGGTATGCGGCGCCCGCTTTACCGTTTCTCACAGCCGCATTGGGGGCGTCGCTTCCGATTTGTCCCCAACGGCCCTTGCCATGATCCGGCGTTTCGTCGAAGAATTTCCGCAGGAACTGGCAGGCTGGGAAAAAATCATCAACCGCAACAAAATCTGGATCGACCGTAACGAAGGCATTGGCGTCCTCACGGCCGAAGAAGCCATCGAACTAGGCGTTACCGGACCCACCCTGCGCGGCAGCGGTGTGGATTATGACATCCGCCGCTTTGAACCCTACCTAAGGTATGAGGAAGTGGATTTTAACATCCCTATCCGTACCGAAGGAGACAGCCTGGCCCGGTATTTTGTCCGCATGGAAGAAATGAAAGAAAGCGTGCGGATTATCCGCCAGTGCCTGGAACGACTGCCCGAAGGCCCTATTCGTAACGACAACGCCAAGCTGTCCTACCCTTCCAAGGAAGAAGTCTACTATTCCATGGAAGGCCTGATTCACGACTTTCTGTATACCGATGTTGGTGTATGCCCACCGAAAGGAGCACACAGCTACCACGCCATTGAAGCCCCCAAAGGCGAACTGGGCTTTTACATTATCTCGGACGGTACCGGCAAGCCCTGGCGCGTGCGCATTAAGGCCCCCAGCTTTGCCAATTTGCAAGGCTTAGAGTACATGATGGAAGGTGCGATGATCGGCGACATGGTCATTCTGATCGGTACGGTTGACCCGGTCATGGGTGAGGCGGATAAGTAA
- a CDS encoding NADH-quinone oxidoreductase subunit C, with protein MAEQKSNERAKTPEALKFYFTAVDPPRGDEHNPHAKATTYVPEVVEALQEQFGDAIEAVELYAGEHTVRVRADRIVDVCRFLKEAQGFNYLADLGGIDRFTDEGRFEVFYNLVAIERRKRIRLKVRLEEDHPVVPSVTSVYRAANWNERECYDMFGIRFEGHPDLRRMYMPEDFEYHPLRKEFPLLGIPGSLPLPPQTPGGPLTYDPFARAHGYVPPPSYEEPPAETEET; from the coding sequence ATGGCCGAGCAGAAGAGTAACGAACGCGCTAAGACGCCCGAGGCTCTGAAGTTCTACTTCACTGCGGTCGATCCACCGCGTGGAGATGAGCACAACCCACACGCCAAAGCCACTACCTATGTCCCCGAAGTCGTCGAGGCGCTGCAAGAACAGTTTGGGGACGCTATCGAAGCGGTTGAGCTCTACGCAGGGGAACACACCGTACGCGTTCGCGCCGACCGCATCGTCGATGTGTGCCGTTTTCTAAAAGAGGCGCAAGGCTTCAACTACCTAGCCGATTTGGGGGGCATCGATCGCTTTACAGACGAAGGGCGTTTTGAGGTGTTCTACAATCTAGTAGCCATCGAGCGCCGCAAGCGCATTCGGCTGAAGGTACGCCTTGAAGAGGACCATCCGGTCGTGCCTTCGGTGACGTCGGTCTACCGAGCGGCCAACTGGAACGAGCGAGAATGCTACGACATGTTTGGCATTCGGTTCGAGGGGCACCCTGATTTGCGCCGGATGTATATGCCGGAGGACTTCGAATATCACCCCTTACGCAAGGAATTCCCCTTGCTAGGCATTCCTGGTTCATTGCCGTTGCCGCCGCAAACCCCAGGAGGACCGCTCACCTACGATCCGTTTGCGCGCGCCCACGGCTACGTCCCTCCACCAAGCTACGAAGAACCTCCAGCCGAAACTGAGGAGACCTAA
- a CDS encoding NADH-quinone oxidoreductase subunit B: MLDLREGFLTTRLDVVLNWARSNSLMPMPMGLACCAIEMMAFAGPKYDVARFGSEAMRFSPRQADLMIVAGWCTYKMAHAIRRVWDQMPDPKWCIAMGACASTGGMHRCYGVVQGIDNFLPVDVYIPGCPPRPEAVLHALMDIQEKIRNTYSVAQDYLHGEPRPAAPPIRPQVLSPEGDEPVARNVLHRSLKSSFNHGRAEE, encoded by the coding sequence ATGCTGGATCTTCGTGAAGGATTTTTGACAACACGCTTGGACGTGGTGCTCAACTGGGCGCGCTCCAATTCGCTCATGCCGATGCCCATGGGGCTAGCCTGCTGTGCTATTGAAATGATGGCCTTTGCAGGGCCCAAATACGACGTAGCTCGCTTTGGCAGCGAAGCCATGCGCTTTTCGCCCCGGCAGGCCGACTTGATGATTGTCGCTGGGTGGTGTACCTACAAAATGGCCCACGCCATTCGGCGCGTTTGGGATCAGATGCCTGATCCCAAGTGGTGCATTGCGATGGGGGCTTGTGCTTCAACTGGCGGCATGCATCGCTGCTACGGCGTTGTGCAGGGCATCGACAATTTCCTACCGGTAGACGTCTACATTCCGGGTTGCCCGCCACGTCCAGAAGCTGTTTTGCATGCACTGATGGACATCCAGGAAAAAATTCGGAATACGTATTCCGTTGCCCAAGATTATCTGCATGGTGAACCGCGCCCAGCTGCACCGCCTATCCGTCCACAAGTACTGTCGCCTGAAGGCGACGAACCTGTAGCCCGTAACGTGCTGCACCGGTCCCTGAAGTCATCCTTTAACCATGGCCGAGCAGAAGAGTAA
- a CDS encoding NADH-quinone oxidoreductase subunit A, giving the protein MLHDFLPLFIMIALAVGLALSLLKLAEILGPRRPNPIKRMPYESGMDPIGSARERYTVKFYLVAMIFIVFDVEIVFLYPWAVSYRDFIEAGAGLGALAVVVFFIVILVVGLLYDIKKGGLEFD; this is encoded by the coding sequence ATGCTGCACGACTTTTTACCCCTGTTCATTATGATAGCGCTGGCTGTAGGGCTTGCGCTCTCGCTGCTCAAGCTGGCTGAAATCCTTGGACCCCGTCGCCCAAACCCGATTAAGCGCATGCCCTACGAAAGCGGTATGGATCCGATAGGGTCCGCCCGCGAGCGCTACACGGTGAAGTTCTATTTAGTCGCTATGATCTTCATCGTGTTTGATGTTGAAATCGTGTTCCTCTATCCTTGGGCTGTCAGCTATCGCGACTTCATCGAAGCCGGTGCAGGCTTAGGGGCACTGGCCGTCGTTGTGTTTTTTATTGTCATTTTGGTTGTAGGATTGCTGTACGACATCAAAAAGGGCGGCCTGGAGTTCGACTAA
- the purB gene encoding adenylosuccinate lyase, translated as MIARYTRPEMARLWSEEAQYQSWLEVELAACEAWSEIGVIPREDVEKLRQNARFDVRRIHELEQITRHDVVAFTRAVSESLGEERRWIHYGLTSSDVVDTAWSYRLKQANALILEALDHFLDVLARRAREHKYTLMMGRTHGVHAEPTTFGLKLALFYDMMQRNRLRFVSAAEEMRVGKLSGAVGTFAHIPPEVERLTCEKLGLKPAPISTQVLARDRHAHYLSVLALIGATLEQLAIEIRHLQRSEVREVEEAFGKGQKGSSAMPHKRNPIASENITGCARLLRGYMLSAYENVALWHERDISHSSVERVILPDATTLVHYALYRYADVLDTLVVYPRRMRRNMELTFGLYHSQRLLLMLIDKGLSREAAYDLVQPAAMQAWDEERPFYEIVQQHPGITQYLTPEELSEAFNPEYHLRHVDEIFRRVGLEKTPNEETPVKAAENR; from the coding sequence ATGATTGCCCGATATACGCGTCCCGAAATGGCCCGGCTCTGGAGCGAAGAGGCCCAGTATCAGTCTTGGCTTGAGGTAGAGCTGGCCGCTTGCGAAGCCTGGTCTGAAATCGGCGTGATCCCACGCGAGGATGTGGAAAAGCTGCGCCAAAATGCACGCTTCGATGTGCGACGGATCCACGAACTGGAACAAATCACCCGCCATGATGTGGTGGCCTTTACACGTGCCGTCAGCGAATCCCTGGGTGAAGAGCGGCGCTGGATTCACTACGGCCTTACTTCTTCCGATGTCGTTGACACCGCCTGGTCCTATCGCCTCAAGCAAGCCAATGCGCTGATTCTGGAAGCATTGGATCATTTTCTCGATGTACTGGCCCGGCGAGCCCGCGAGCACAAATACACGCTAATGATGGGCCGAACGCACGGGGTGCATGCCGAACCTACCACATTTGGGCTCAAATTGGCGCTTTTTTACGACATGATGCAGCGCAACCGCCTCCGTTTTGTGTCGGCTGCCGAAGAAATGCGCGTGGGCAAGCTCTCGGGCGCCGTAGGCACGTTTGCGCACATTCCTCCTGAAGTTGAACGCCTCACCTGCGAAAAGCTTGGCCTAAAACCAGCACCCATCTCTACCCAGGTGTTGGCCCGCGACCGCCATGCGCACTACCTATCGGTACTGGCCCTTATTGGTGCCACGCTGGAACAATTGGCGATCGAGATCCGGCACCTGCAGCGCAGCGAAGTGCGCGAAGTAGAAGAGGCCTTCGGGAAAGGCCAAAAAGGCTCTTCGGCAATGCCACACAAGCGCAATCCAATCGCTTCCGAAAACATTACCGGCTGCGCTCGGCTTTTGCGCGGCTACATGCTTTCGGCCTACGAAAACGTTGCGCTCTGGCACGAACGCGACATCTCGCACTCCTCTGTTGAACGCGTGATTCTGCCCGACGCCACTACGCTGGTGCATTATGCCCTCTACCGCTACGCCGACGTGCTCGACACACTCGTCGTCTACCCTCGCCGCATGCGCCGCAACATGGAACTCACGTTTGGTCTCTACCACAGCCAGCGTTTGTTGCTTATGTTGATTGACAAGGGTCTAAGCCGCGAAGCAGCCTATGACTTGGTGCAGCCAGCGGCCATGCAGGCTTGGGATGAAGAGCGGCCATTTTACGAAATTGTCCAGCAACATCCTGGCATCACCCAATACTTGACGCCAGAAGAGCTGAGCGAAGCGTTTAATCCCGAGTACCACCTGCGCCATGTCGATGAAATTTTTCGGCGCGTGGGACTCGAAAAAACGCCGAACGAAGAAACCCCTGTTAAAGCCGCTGAAAACCGTTGA
- a CDS encoding RNA polymerase sigma factor, with protein sequence MSLHPSASSEQDRAFVTEALHGNQAAYEALVNKYRLALYRHIARLVRDPQEVEDLVQETFIKAFTALESYSAEFAFSTWLYKIATNHAIDYLRRKKLKALSLDEPIETREGTLERELADTTYFPDRHIVEDQRRALLQEAIDALPEKYRLVIVLRHQQEKSYEEIAEELNLPLGTVKAHIFRARRLLYQYLRGKRSSL encoded by the coding sequence ATGTCTTTGCACCCTTCAGCATCCAGCGAGCAGGATCGCGCCTTTGTGACCGAAGCGCTTCATGGCAACCAAGCAGCCTATGAGGCGCTCGTGAATAAGTATCGCTTGGCACTCTACCGCCACATTGCACGTCTTGTGCGCGATCCGCAGGAAGTAGAAGACCTGGTACAAGAGACCTTTATCAAAGCTTTTACCGCACTTGAGAGCTACTCGGCCGAGTTTGCGTTCTCCACTTGGCTGTATAAGATTGCCACCAACCACGCCATTGATTACCTGCGGCGCAAAAAGCTTAAGGCGCTTTCGCTTGATGAACCCATTGAAACGCGCGAAGGAACGCTTGAGCGCGAGCTGGCCGATACCACGTATTTCCCAGACCGCCACATCGTTGAGGATCAGCGCCGCGCTTTGCTCCAAGAGGCCATCGATGCCCTACCGGAAAAGTATCGTCTGGTCATTGTCTTACGCCACCAGCAGGAAAAATCCTATGAAGAAATTGCCGAGGAGCTCAACTTGCCGCTAGGTACCGTCAAAGCACACATTTTTCGAGCACGCCGGTTGCTCTACCAATACCTTCGGGGTAAGCGAAGCAGTCTTTGA